ATTCCGGTTGCACCTGGTGCGAGGCCAGCGGCAAGCTGGCTATGGGCGTAGTCACCTGTGGCGAGGGGATGGGCCGGGTTGTGGTAAGCCCGGCCCTTCCTGCGTCTGTAGCCGGGAACTCCCGGTTATAGGCCGAAGGATGGCCGTACAGGGCACTCAGACGAGTTTCCGATACCAACCTACCGGACAAGAGCCGGAAGCCATCATACGGCCCTCTGACGGCCTTATAGCGGATGATCGCAAGAGGCGATCGCCTGTTCTCCTGACGCGATCAGGTGGGGCATGGTGCCGTTCCATGTTGGGGCTTCTCGCGGCCCGGCCGGAAAGGGCGGCACTCTGGCGGCAATTTTCGCAGTGCCACCATGCCGCGCCCTAACCCCATGTGCAGACAGAGGAATCCGGAAAACCAAGGTCACAGAGTGCCGGTTTCTTTAATCTTGCCCTCACTTTTTTCGCCTTCTCCCACCCCGGAACGTAGACGAAATTGGTGTTTTGTATTACACTGAAATACATTATTGGGAGGGTATGTCATGGCTGTCAGTCGCATGGTCCAGGCCCGAGTGCCGGGTGAGATTCAGGAAGCCGCGAACCAGGTCATTCACGCGGCCGGGCTGACGGTGAGTGATGTGGTGCGTGTGCTGATGACGCGGATTGCCCAGGACAAGGTGATTCCGGCCGCGCTGTTTCAGCCCAATGCGGAGACGCTGGCAGCGTTTACTGAGGTCGAGCGTGGGGATCTGACGCGCTTCAGGTCTGTCGATGCGCTGTTCGAAGATCTCCATGCGGACGATTGAGCGCACGACGGCTTTCAAGCGTGATTTCAAACGGGTGGCGAAGGGACCGCATCGGGCTGCCCTAGACACCGATCTGCGGCGAATTATCGAGCTTCTGGTGGTCGATGCGGCATTGGAAATACGGCATCGCGACCATGCCCTGACAGGCAACTGGAAGGACTATCGGGACTGCCATGTGAAGCCTGATCTGGTGCTGATCTATCGCCTCATTGAGGCCGATCGCCTGGTCTTGGTGCGACTGGGCTCCCATTCGGAACTCGACCTCTA
The Komagataeibacter medellinensis NBRC 3288 genome window above contains:
- a CDS encoding type II toxin-antitoxin system YafQ family toxin, giving the protein MRTIERTTAFKRDFKRVAKGPHRAALDTDLRRIIELLVVDAALEIRHRDHALTGNWKDYRDCHVKPDLVLIYRLIEADRLVLVRLGSHSELDL
- a CDS encoding type II toxin-antitoxin system RelB/DinJ family antitoxin, with protein sequence MAVSRMVQARVPGEIQEAANQVIHAAGLTVSDVVRVLMTRIAQDKVIPAALFQPNAETLAAFTEVERGDLTRFRSVDALFEDLHADD